From the Hordeum vulgare subsp. vulgare chromosome 1H, MorexV3_pseudomolecules_assembly, whole genome shotgun sequence genome, the window gatgaagacgtgggccaccgaatcaaggctgggtggatgaagtggcgccaagcttctggcatactctgtgacaagagagtgccacaaaagctaaaagacaggttttataggacagctatccgacctgcgatgttgtatggcgcggagtgttggccaaccaagagacgacatatccaacagttaggtgtagcagagatgcgcatgttgagatggatatgtggccacacaaggaaggatcgggtacagaatgacgatatacgagagagacttgggatagcaccgattgaagagaagctggtccagcatcgtctcagatggtttggacatattcaacggaggccatcggaagcgccggtgcatagcggacggataaagcgtgctgagaatgttaagaggggtcgtggtagaccaaacttgacatgggaggagtccgttaagagagacctgaaggtttggaatatcgacaaagacttagccatggacacgggtgcgtggaagttagctatccacgttccagaggcatgacttggtttcgagatcttatgggtttcaactctagcctaccccaacttatttgggactgaaaggcttgattgttgttgtttgttgttgttgttcgtgttttTAAACATCGCTTGAAATTTCAAAAGAGGTACACattttttagttttgtttttaCAAATTTAGACAATGTTCAGGATTTTTTGATTTCTTCACATCTTTAAAAAATGTTTAGAAATTATTAAAATTATTCATGTTTAACAAAAAATGATCATAATTTGGAAAAATGTTTGAAACTTGAAAAATTGTTTGCAAATTTTCATAATGTTTAGTTACGCGCTAGCGCTAGTTTAATAGCTACGCGTTATTATTTTTTCACTATAAATTAATCGGTTTCTATGACTTATTTTCTTCGTCCTTGATACTACATTAGTGTTAAAAATATTTGTATATTATGACACGATGGGAGTGTAAAATATAAGGTCCGCGGTTTGAACCATGGTTCATGGTTAGATGTGAGATGTTATTTTAGTCTAGTTGTGGGACATAGTCGGAAAAAAAGAGGAAACAGTACTACGCCTTCTCCTCCCCAAATTTTGCCTTCCTCCAACGCTCCCACTGGGGTCGTCGCCGCCGTCTCAGTATCAGCGTCGACGCAGCCCGCCGAAACTCGCCGCCGCCGTCAGCTTTATCCCTTACACTGCCCCCCTGCGCAGTCAACTCCGCCAGGTACTAgaaccacctcccccttttttcttcAACTCCATTTCGTACTGTTCGACGTGTGTGCGTTCGGGCGCAACCACGAATTTTTGACCCGTAATCCAGTCTGAATGACGAGATGAAAACACAAATTTGAGCAAATGGGTGGTACAGTAGTACAGTACATGAGATTAACCAAAGCGCGCATATCCGCGGTTTAGAGTCTTGGCATCAGTTGCGCTGCAACCGTGCTGTTGAACACTAGCTTACTGACGGCCGGAAGTGCGTCACGGCCAATCTTGACATAACTTACTACAGAGAACAGTACTACAATGCTAGGCATTTTAGAAGGTCTCCTTGTACACTGCTACAGATAGGCATTTTAGAAGATACCTAACTTTATTAACTACTCATAGAACAGTACTAAACAACTGCAGATAGGCATTTCAGAAGATCTCCTTGTACACTATGTTCTTCGCCATCCCTTTGCTTGCACGTTCTTCGTCGTTGTCGGCGATCAGGATCTTCAGGCCATGCCTATTTGTTACTCTGGAGACTGCCACATAGAGTTGCCCATGAGTGAAAACTTGCCTGGGCAAGTAGAGGCCGACCTTGTTCAAAGATTGTCCCTGGCTCTTGTTGATTGTCATCGCGAAGCACATGGACAGAGGATATTGCTTTCTCTCTAGTACGAATGGCCATTTAGGCTCAAATGTCAATGTGATGATCCGCGGGATGCATACCTTACTGCCGACGTGTGCTCCAGTTATGATCTGTGCTTCGATGACTCTTTTTCCAAGTTTTGTGATTGTCATTCTAGTACCGTTGCATAGCCCTGCGCTTTGATTGATGTTGCGAAGAAGCATCACTGGCAGACCGACTTTGAGCTCAAGTAGGTGATCTGGACATCCTGGATGCTTTAACTTGTTTAGAAACTCTGTAGTATACAACAATTCCATTTCATGGTTGTAAGACATCGATCTGCTCACACTGTCACTGCTCACATATGTCACCCTGTCACCTTGGATTTGACCCATAATATCCTCATTGATCTCTTTGACAGTCTCGTTCATTGGACACAGTATCGCTCTTTCTTCTAGGAACTTCTGTGTGCAGAGATTGTCTTGGATGTCAGGATAGGTACTTTGGATGATTTTTGTTTTCGGATCATCTCCGCTTTGTAGCAGAAGGTCACTGGGGATAGTTACATACTCCTTTTGATCTAATAAACATGCATCTCCATTGCCGATTTTTAGTATCCATTCCGCAAATTCTGCAGTCTTCTGCTTCTCTGCTTGATCATTGGACAAAGAATTGAGACGCATATTTTTAGTAAGCTTGAATACCTTGAAATATTGCCAGAGGTATGAGCATTTGATTGTTGCACTTATGGTGTGCTCCCTTCTTCCCTTTGGCACAACCGGGAGGATTTGTGGGAAGTCCCCTCCTAGAACAACTGTCATGCCGCCGAAGGGCTTGTTGCAACTGTTCTCATTGGTGAACCTGAGCACATCTCTTAGACTCTTGTCAAGTGCTTCAAAGCATTTTTTGTTTGCCATTGGAGCTTCGTCCCATAGTATTAGTGACGTCTTCACTAATAGATTAGCCACCTCAGAACCTTGATTGATATAGCATGTAGATTGACCTACCAGGTTGATTGGAATATTGAATGCTGAGTGTGCTGTTCTACCTCCTTGAAGCAGAAGCGTTGCGATGCCAGAAGATGCAACTGCGAGTACGATTTTTCCCTCCGATCTTAGCCTTGTAGTGATAGCTTTCCAAAGGTATGTCTTACCTGTCCCTCCATAGCCATCCACGAATATTATTTTCCCTAATGATTGATCTGCTGATTCTATTATTGCATCGAAGGCCTTCTTCTGATCTAAATTTAGTTTTTTCACTATTTGCACGTGTTCAGCCTTCAACTTGTCTTTATCATAGTTCATTTCTTCATTTATAAGCCTGTTCTCGATTTCATTTAACTCGGACATGTTTGCTAGCTCTATTCCAGGGTAATTCTTTAATGATCTTCCAGCTTGTCCCATTTGCTTCTCAATTTCTGTTAAAGTGCATTTTCTGTTGTGTGAAGGAGTGAAGGGGTGTGGAAAATTTGTGATCCAGCTTGGTGTGTGCTGTATGTCTTTAGAGAGTGTCTCCCAGTTGGATTCCCATAACATCCCTGGGTCAGTAACCTCACAGTAGCACAAAATAGTTGCAAACAATTGGCGTAGTTGCACCCCAGATGCCCATTCTGATGCTTCCTTGATGCACTCAGTCCACTCCTTGTCGTCCTCAAGAAATCCTAGCGCGTGACATGCAGATTTGTATGACGAGTGCACGATTCCGTTGACAGTCCTGATGTCTTCAAATGTCATGCAACCCTTTGCAGTGTTGAGGAGAACTCTGAGATAGTACCTTTCTCCGCTTGCAGGATGAGCATTGTATATCCTGCCAATGTTCCTTCCTGCTCTCCGCCTTGTCCACTTCTGTTTTTTCTTATCCCATGTCCATCTTGTAGGAAACTCTAAATATGTTAATTCTCTCGCATCTTTGTGTATTTTATTTGTCTCCATCCACTCAGTAAACATAGTGATACTTGATCTTGGGCGCTGTATTATTTCTTCTAGGTTTGTTGAGTCAGGAAAAATGACTTGTTGCTTGTTCTCCTCATGGAACAATAGCCTCTGAACAGATGGTTGCTGGTACTGTAGAGGAAACTTGAATATTCGCCAGCATGCTTCAGTTGCTGTTATGTATCTGCATCTAAGGTACATTTTAATCTCATCATTGTTTTTTGatttgtctgtttcttcaaccatTGCTGTTGCTTGGTTATCTCCTTGACGGATATCCTTAAAGAGGTATTTGATTGGCATATATCGATCACACAACTCCACATTTATGTGTGCTTGGAATTTTACCAGGAGATGCTTGTTGTATGGTACAACAAATCCATTGTTCAATTTGACTCCTCCCTTATCTATCTGGCGGCCATTATCTCGTCTCCTGTACCTTGGGAAGTTGTCTTCATCAACGACCGTCTCATCGCAAAATTCTTTTGGAAAGTAGTTACTGCACATATGTTTTTCCATGCAGGGTGACTTTGGATTTGCCTCTCCACATGGTCCGTGCATCATAAAATTCTTGACAGCTTCAAATGTTTCTGGATCCCTGTCCTTATCCGGGATTTCAGCACATATAATTTCATCTGTTTGTGAGGGCTTGAGACGCTTCCCTTTCTCTTTTCCATCAAGGAATATTAGTATATGGGCATGTGGGCGTCCTCTCTTCTGGAATTCTATTGTGAAGATGACTGCATTTTAAAAAGTTATATCAGTAAATTACCAGTCATAAAAAAGTGCAAACATGTATTACTGGTAAGTGATGATTTACTAATACTTACCTGCTTTAGTCTTCCCGAAATGCTGTTTACTTTTTATATCAAACATGAGCTCTTTTAGTTTTATCATGAACACTCGAACTGCAATATCAGGTCGTTCTGCTGGTTTCTGGTTCCCGGCTTCATTTAGCATCAACTGAATCTCAGGCCAATTAGGGTTGCATGTGAATGTTACGAACAAGTCAGGATATCCAGCCCAACGGCATATTGCCATCACATCTTGGTAGTTCTGCTCTATGTTTCGAGGACTTCCTGTGAAACTTGCTGGGAGTACTATTCTCCTCCCTACTTGCTCTGCTAGTGTGTCTCCTTTTCTGAATGCGTCCTGTAGTCCATCATAAAGTTCTGTCCTTAActttccttgattttttcttaCCCAATTGAGCCTAGACTGTTCGATGCATGTATAGACATCTACCATGAACTGCATTGATAGATTTCCACATGTTAGCAGCAACATTGACTGACCTGGGCGCTGTTGGAGATGGTATGCATAGTATTCCAGCATGGTGATATATTTCTTGTTACTTACACCTTTCTTTTCGTTGTATTTGATTCCAAGTCTATAACCATCTTCTCCATATGGGAAGAGCAACGGGTACTGCATGGCCATGAATTTTGGATGGATTTCTGAAATCCTTTTAGGTTTCATATCTTTGTACTCGAGAACAAGGTCACGCCCATAATGTTTTTGGGTTGGATCTTTGACTATCAGCGCAGCAACTTCTGATGTTGATGGCATGTTATCTTTCCTTCCATCTTGATCCCTGTTGCCAAGTAAACgaagagtgaagttgttgtagtcaCCTTCTTTAAATCTATCTCTTGCCATTCGAAATGATTGTGCtagtgtgttgttgttgtcgagcaTGCTTAGTAGGCCATTGACAATTGTTTCATCTAGTGAGACATCACGTTTACCAGATCTTGATGCTTCCACCCTGTTCTGGATCTCATTATTTGTGTCATAGATATACAACTGCTGGAAACGAGGCTTATTTCCTTCTTGAGGTAGCAGGGTGCCTATCTGATGGCGATTCTGTCCATTCATTCGGAAAACATAAGGTCCACgttctttatttattttcttatcTAAAGTCCCCCCCATTGATGTGAATGCAAACATGGAGTTGTAAGACCTAATGTGTTTTCTGTAGTTTGCTGATCTTTcccctccatctcttgtcaataaATGCGTAAGGTATGGTGGCGGTTCTTTCAATGATGGCAAGGTAACCTGTCCTCTTTTGCAGCATATCCCAAATGTTGGCTTTGTTCGTCCGCAAGCTTGTACTCTTTCTTCATGCCACATAAGTGCATTGCAGTGTTGGCAGATGTATGTTGGCCTCCCGAAGTTCCATATCTTACTGGCATTAGAATTATCATCCTTGCCTATTTCACCATTATTGGTTCTAGCACGTTTTCTGCTCTTCTTGAGTTGAATTTGTGCTTTCCTCTTCATTCGTGCTGTTCTTGTTAATTCATCCCATCGTCTTCGTTTCATCATCCGGTCAGCCATTATTGCACTGTCTACAACTGATGATTCTGTCACTTGTGCTGGCTGATAGTTTGAATTTGCCCTTAACACTCGGCAATATAGGCAGGTGCATGATTGTTTCAATATCGAGTCCAGCATCTGTTGATTCGTTAGATTGATTTTGCCCTTCATGATTTTTTCAATATCTAGTCCAGTACATGATTTTTTTCAATATCGAGTCCTCGTTTGCCCTTAACACTTGGCACTGTCTACAATTTATTTTTGTTTGGACCTCTTCTGCAGCCCATGAGCATATTGTTCTTCCGATAGATTTTGTAGTGATCGTAAATTATACTGGTATTCCTACTCTTTCTGCTCTTCCTGAGTTCTGGTCATACTTTTCTTCCACACAAACTTTCTAATAATTCTTTTGACTGGCTCTAGTTGTGTTGGTCCCTGTTGGCAATTGCTCGCCTGCACACAAGTGAGAATTCGTTAGATTGACCAAAGCAGAATAATGTGCTAGATAAGCAAAAGTATGTAAGGTGCATGAATGGTCTTCTGAGCTCGATATAATAACTCACAGTTCTTTTTATAAAATATATGAGGCCAAACAGCAAAATGAGTTAGTTAACGCAACTCTTTCAAAACTATAATAAACATCCAGCAGCTGACTTGATTATATATAAAAGTCAGCACATCAAGTTAAGTCCTGCTGAAGTTGGCAACAATTTAAAGTAGTGTTGAAGATGGCCATAAAATTCAAATTAAACCCATGTTTTTGCCTACTTGTCTGCTTCAGTCATTTGTTCTTCAATTGTTGCACGAGGGCAGCTATTTTTAAATTGTTAAGATAAACAGGCTCAAGGCTTGTGAAAGGAACTAGTACTAGAGCTATGTGAACTTTGATTCCCAATTCAAAAATAGCTGCATCATCCTGATGGGTACGTGGCACCCAGGTGCGCAGCTCTTCTACAATCAAATCTTCTTTTCGCGAATAAACAGAGCTTGCGTATCTTTTATTGATATAGAAGGTAGTGAATCGCACGGTGCCCAGGTGAGGATCCACGAAGAGATCATGCACGGGAAGGGAAGGAAAGGGAGAAATAGGGGGTTTCGAAAAAAGCGGAAGGCCACAGTACCAGTCTACCAcatgtgaactactccctccgtaccataATATATGACGTTTTAGCAGTTCATGTGAGCTGCTAAAACGTCATATATTATGGTACAGAGGTAGTACCCGGGAATGATGTTGGCCAAGCCAGTAGCGCCAGCCGCAGACCATGGCGAGCCTCTTCCTTGAGGAGGTTGAGCAGTCGATGCACGGATGGCACTATGCCACCGAAGATGTAGCTGTTGCGTTGTTTCCAAAGGAGCTAAGCGGCTAGAAATAGCAGCAAGGAGAGCCCTTTACGAGAGGCTGGAGACGCGGCAGAACAGGTGCTGAGCTACCAAGTCTGGAACCTGGTATACGGGGCTGGCACCACAAGATGACCTCGTACCACATCTGACGTGAGAAGGAGCACCCGACAGGCTCCTGGTCGCAGAGCAGACAGAGGGACGTGTGAGGAAGGCTGCGTCTGGCCAGACCATCGGCAGTCCAGCAGAGATCCTGCAGGGTGAGGCACACAAAGACCTTAATATGGATGTGGGCCCAGATCTTCCAGGTGAGGCGCCAATTGGGATCTTCAATCGAGCCTTGGAACAAGGCGGGGTAGCAGGAGGCAGCCGAGTAGTTGCCGGAGTCCGTCCAGCGCGAAAACAGTCGGTCCGGAGTCGGGGAGAGGGGTGTCTGCCGCAGCAGACGCGAGAGGTTAACATGCTGTACCAAGGCCGCAGGGCAGGGAGCGCCCTGAATGTCGCAACCTAGGCATGCAGGTGCAGCCCCTCGCACACGGTTTGCTGCTTGCGGTGTCGCCTGGGAACCAATGCGTAGACGAGCGACGCAATCTCAGCGATGCAGCGACCATCCACCGAATGGTCGGTCCAGAATCGGCAGGACATGCCATTGACAAGCTTCCATCTGGAAGATGGCTCCAGGCGCAGTGCGCTGCAGCCAGATCCATCTGGCGCGTAGGACAAGGCCGGAGTAATGGAGGTCATAGACACCGAGCCCACCAAGCGGGAGAGGGTGACCGCGCGGCCAGCTCACCTCACATTGCCCTCCACGAGCATCCATTGCCCAAAGGAAGCCTCGGATCACCCGATTAACTCGCGCCAAAATCAGACTTATTGAAGTCAATGGCAAGGAGAAATTGAGTGGGCATGGCAAAGAACACATGGCGGACCAGAGAAAGGTGGTCTTCAAGGTAGAGCATCAAGGTATGCCACGTGGAATTTTTTTTTCTCCAGCCTATCCACGAGGGAGAGCAGCGCTGAGGGGAGCTTGCAGATCGAGAGGGGGAGGCCAAGGTATTGCACTGGAAAGGCAGGGATGGAGCAGGCGAGGTCGTTGAGGATGACGTCGACGTGTGCAACGGATCGGGATAGCCGAGCATTTGGCGATGCTAGTGCGCATCCGGGGCGATACCAATGACACGGAGAAGCTCCTACCGACAAGGCGTCGGGGCCTGATGGCTTCACCTTCGAGTCCCTTCGGAGCTACTGGGACATTGTTAAGGACGACATTTGCGACATGTTCGACAAATtatgtgtgatagcctggcttaatagggatgatagactactcgtatCAATGAGCAATTTCTTCTTTTCCGGGTGACCTTTCAGAAAGAACTTGAAATTTAAGCATGCTTAGCTTGGAGCAATTTCAGGATGGGTGGCACACTGGGAAGTTGGTCCCAGGTGTGCAcgggtgaggacaaagtgcgcgggAAAGACTAGTGTTGATTTGTGGGTCCAGTCTAGACCCCGTCAGGAGTAACGGCCAGTAATCGGCGAGTGTGTCCGAGGCGTTACAAGTTgacatcagagccgaccctcgcagaTACACGAATGTTTGCCCGAAagctgtgcggtcatgttgtgcaTGACGTTTGTGGCCGtagtggcacacgacatggcgcATGTGCTAGACTGGAAGCACATGCATGTGCCAAAAGGGAATGTTCTTGTGGGCCGACGAGGACATTGGTTCCTTTGAGTgcgggtgtatgtgatagcctgacttaatagggatgatagactattcatatcaataaggaatctcTTCTTTTCTGGGTGCCCATTCAGTAAGAACTCCAAATTTAAGCATGCTTAGCTTGAAGCAATTTCAGGATGGGTGATCCACTAGAAGTTGGTCCCAGGtatgcatgagtgaggacaaagtgaatAGTGTTGATCTGTGAGGTCAGTCTAGGTCCCGCCTGGAGTAACGGTCGGTAACCGTCagttgtgtccggggcgttacatttTACTCCCTCAATGTGCGAGGTTTCCAAAAACCTAACGAGATGTACATCACCCTCCTCCCCAAGCGTGCCGATGCCTAGTCCTTCTTTGACTGTCGGCCCCTTAGCCTCATCGACATTCTCGCGAAGCTTTTCATCAAAGCCCTCTTCCTTCGGCTTGCCTTGCACATTGGTCTCATGGTTTCAGTGAACCAAGGTGCATTCTTTTTTCAAGGATACACCCGCGGAAAGGTGTATCAATATCAtagaagaagaggccaaagatggcCGATACAACGCCAAGAGGCTACACGATACAAACACGATGCCACACGGATCACAACACAACCCACACCCGCCAAGCAACAAGATTCGCCTTGCACATCCTCCCGCCATGAATGTCGAGGAGGGGATACACCGAGCTTCAACTCATCTCCGGCCGCAGCATTCATGAAAACTTCTTGTTGGTGTAGCAAACCGTACGGATACTTCACAACTTCAAGGTCCCTCGTATGATGCTCAAGCTTGACATCGCCCAGGGCCTTTGACTCGGTCTCCTAGCTATTCCTTCTCGAGACCCTTGTGCATCTGGATTTTGGGACAAGTTGGCGCGAGTGGATCACTATTTTACTTGCTACCCATGTCCTCATCAATGGCGTCCTAGGTCACCCTGTCTCGCATGCTTGTGGACTCCGTCAGTGTGACCACCTATCCCTGATGCTCTTCGCGCTTGTCATCGATGTCCTGAATTCCCCGATTCAGTATGCGGCGTAGCTAGGGCTGTTTCATCGCCTCACCTCCCGGCACGCCGCGTCCAGCATCTCCTTCTGCGGTCGTTGTCTTCTCCAACCTGACAAGTGCAATCATATGAAGCAGGTTGCGGAGcagtttgtttttttttttttttgcagaggcaaaagatttgcctcTTCAATTAAATAAGGGAGAGTAGAGTTTAGAGTATTTTTCAAGCACTCACAAATACGTCATGACAAGTACTCGTGCACAATGATGTTCCCTAGCTTCTTTGCGCCGGCAGTAACCCAGAGTTGCTATGTCGTTATAGACCCTGTTGTTGTGAGCTTGGCACATAACAGGGGCGCATGCAACAAAACATACTGCCCAGGCTTTGGaaggagtttttccttcacctgtTCAACCAAGTAGATAATAATGACTGCTTGCAACGCCAGACCCATTATGTGTTCTTGCAAATGAAGAGCAATGTGATGCATTGATTCTAGTGCCAGGCACTTGTCACAGGCAGCTGTCATTTGTTCAGGATTTTGCTGTCATATTGTCTTTTGTGTTGAGTCTTCCTCGACAGGCAAGGGAAAGGAAGATTCTGTGACAATGCGGTATTGGTTTCAGCTAAGTCCAGGCTGCGGTTTGCCATCATTTTGCCATGATCAGTGAATAAGGCATAGAAGGATGGTGTTCAGGCCTTGGTTACCAGAGATCATACTTGGTTGGCCTGGATCACTGTCATCAAGTGCGGTGTGGTGTAGGG encodes:
- the LOC123430224 gene encoding uncharacterized protein LOC123430224 is translated as MKGKINLTNQQMLDSILKQSCTCLYCRVLRANSNYQPAQVTESSVVDSAIMADRMMKRRRWDELTRTARMKRKAQIQLKKSRKRARTNNGEIGKDDNSNASKIWNFGRPTYICQHCNALMWHEERVQACGRTKPTFGICCKRGQVTLPSLKEPPPYLTHLLTRDGGERSANYRKHIRSYNSMFAFTSMGGTLDKKINKERGPYVFRMNGQNRHQIGTLLPQEGNKPRFQQLYIYDTNNEIQNRVEASRSGKRDVSLDETIVNGLLSMLDNNNTLAQSFRMARDRFKEGDYNNFTLRLLGNRDQDGRKDNMPSTSEVAALIVKDPTQKHYGRDLVLEYKDMKPKRISEIHPKFMAMQYPLLFPYGEDGYRLGIKYNEKKGVSNKKYITMLEYYAYHLQQRPGQSMLLLTCGNLSMQFMVDVYTCIEQSRLNWVRKNQGKLRTELYDGLQDAFRKGDTLAEQVGRRIVLPASFTGSPRNIEQNYQDVMAICRWAGYPDLFVTFTCNPNWPEIQLMLNEAGNQKPAERPDIAVRVFMIKLKELMFDIKSKQHFGKTKAGKY